The DNA window GCATTAGGGCATGATTCTATGAACTTACCAAATATCCTAGGCCTTCTAATGTAAAAACGTTATTGGGTAAACCTGCTTGATTTCTATATTTCATCCTTTCTCATATCCAGCTCCCCTACAATTTGCTTTCTATTTCCCATTCTCTTATCCAGCTTCCTCATAGCTTCTGCTAATGGTTAGTGGAACCATTAACATTTTTTTTGACCTAGCACACTTAATACAGACATGATATAGATATTGTGACAAATAGGTACTCTAGAGAATGCCTATGGTTACAGTCAATGCCTATGGTTTTGTTCCATCAAGCTTGTAAGAAGACTCAGCATCACCATCCCAATGAACAACAGATAAGACATTTGTATATTtaaacagggttgttgtttttttttgcaaaacctgCTCTGAAACTTAATATATACATATCAAATAAAAACAGTGATATTACAGACCTGTTTGGCCTGGTGAGAGATGCTCCAACACCAGAATCTCTTCTGTCCCTAACACCTGTGGCTTCTGATTCATTCAGAGAGGCCCCATCTCTGTCCATATCACTAGGCGTTGTCCGTCCTTCAGACACAGAGTTCTGTTCAAAGTCTAGTGCAATCTTACAAGGTGATTGGAATGGTAAGGTCCCATGCTCACTAACTGATGAATCATTATTTTTCAGCTCTGGCAATATATTTTTTGACCAGTCGTCCACAGATTCCTGAAGCCCATTGACATGATGCAAAATATCATCCAGATGTGGGAAAAGGTTTTCTCTTTCCAagtccagaagatctccagtgcTGGCATACAAGTGAGAACCTGGAACGTTGTCGTAAATGCTAACCCGACTCTCTTTGGGACAGGAAGCAAGAGGGCTAGCCTGTCTAGGTGTTGAGCACTTCTGCTTGGTTAACGAAATGCTGCCTGTCCTCCAGTTGACACTGCTGCTATTGTCGGTAGGAGAAAGACTTTCAATGGAAAGTGCCTTAGGAAATGTTCCAGGTTTGTGGTCTTTGGGAATATGAACAACTAGGTTTTCTTGTGAATGAAATTCATTTTTGCGATTTTGGTCTACCCCTTGCCTGAAGACTGTTCCTGCAAGAACATCCAGGTCCTCCAGGTACATGCCACCTCGTTTACTTGCTTCATAATATTTATGTTCTTTGGAGCAAGGAGTGCTTATTCCACTACTGCTGATCTCTGATTGGCTGCTCTCACAACTGGACTTAGTGGAGAAGTCAAACCCATGCTTAGCGGCATCTAAGTTTATCACACCTTGGAGGTCTCCATTCTCTATTTGCACACATTGCATATCCTTCAGGGATTTTGGTTCATGCTGAAGAACAGGCTGACTTATTACTAAGCCACTAGTCCTTCCAGAGCTTTTCAGTTTTCCATGTGTACCTTTGCCTTTTAGTGTCTCCATGCGCTTTAGAAAGTTTTTAGCTCTGGTCCGTGTTGGTCTCTCATTCCCAGGGTGAACAGAGTCTTCTGGAGGCTGAAGGGGAGTACTACCTACTGAAGCAGAGTCATGGGCTATCGTGTTTTCAACACAATATTGTCCTGAACAGTCAAAAGTTTCCCTGAGAAGGTTGCTGAGTCCAGACTGACTCCTGTGGTCACTTCCCCCACTACTTTCACTGTGGACAGAGGAGATCTCAGGCTCACTCAGGTCAGTTAGCACACTTTCACTGCTAGTTGTGATTTTCATTTTAATGTCCCCGGAGGACCCATGTTTGTCTGACTGATGAATTAAGGTGTCAATGTCATCTACCCGAGACCATCGTCGGCTTGTCCTTTGGAAAGTCCATTTGTTACTGATAGCACAAAGATCTTCTTCATCAGAATCTTCACCCTGAAGAACAGCATACAAGGTAAGTGAGATGTATCCTTGGCTTAGTATTATAAAATGGCAATGCAATAAAAGCTTTATGGGCTAATTAATAATGTTCTTTTTCATGGCATAATGGAAAACAGCCTTTCTTTACTCACTTTTCAGAATGCCAATACAGTGTCCAACATGTACAAATGAATATAACTGATTTCTAACAAATCAATTTCCCTTAACATTAGCCCATTCAAAAGATTCATCTAAAATATATACTCTCTGGACTAAGAGGCTCACAATCAAAAATATCAGAGACAGTTACCAAATAACATCACTGACAATTGAAATGAAACAATGAATTACAATGCATCACTCTACAAATCACAATTAGCTAGTCATCCATATGACCAAGTGACATCATGTTTTTGTGCAATCTACTATACAATTAATCAACAGGTTTTCAATAATGTGATACCAAACCTTTAGAAATGAAATTTGACAACTAAAAGCACTAATGAACTCGTCTACAAAGTCATAATTGGGAGGCCCTAAGTGGCAGTTTACTTAGGTTCTGCAACAAGTCTAATTGTTATAACTGGATGCTCTGTTCAGGACACATTATGctgaacacagacacacacaatctCAAGTGTGCACATTATGAAGGCTGGTCACACAGTTCCAGACAAGTAATATTTGTGGATGCTGAGAGGATTATAGCAATATTCTAAAAAAAAAGGCTTAAGAAAAGCATGGGTTCTTAGGAGGATATTATACCTTTGATAACTGACATTCTGACAGAAGAGTTAAAAACAATTCTGGAgtgtgtgtggtttctgggctgtatggccatgttctagcagcattctctcctgacgtttcacctgcatctgtggctggcatcttcagctgtgccaagatcctctgaagatgccagccacagatgcaggcgaaaggtcaggagagaatgctgccagaacacggccatacagcccggaaaccacacagcactccagtgattctggccgtgaaagtcttcgacaatacaaaaacaatTCTCCTGTGTTTTCCAAGCTTTCTCTAAATGCAATTTGTCTCTGTTTTATAAATCATATCTAACAATAAAGAACACAAGTCAGCTTCTATGAGCGATCAACTTTCTCTTTCAGCAgagaaaattgcaaaaaaaaaaaagacagtaatTACTGTAAAGAATAACGATCTGTTTGATTTTGTTCACTAACAACCCAGCAGagacaaaaataatttattttcatacTGGACAGTGGTCTACCATCTTATAGtggcaattcttttttttaataaattggataaATGGCCAACACACAACAGTCGATTTCTACAACAGTACAACAGCGTTTCAGCCCAGCTTCACACAGCATCACTGTCTTAAGCCAAATATTATGGTGAGGTTCGAAAAGTGCACCTGCAGgaagatagccatgttggtctgatgTAGTCAAAATAATAAATCTCTAAAGGCAAAAGATTTTACTGCGGCATAAGCTTCCTTGAGTCAAAGCCTGCATGAAGTGTTATATTCAGTCAGAGGAGATAAAAATACACAAAGTTACATCCagcagaaagtgggtggggaaaaggggtgAGAAAGTTCAGCCATCAAATCTTCAGCCAGTGTTGGCTTTCATCCACACTGGGTTCTTCCTAAGAACCTAGGATGTCGTAAATTATTGGCACAATATATGTGTGTATCGAAgccttttgtaattgatagatGGAGATTTTAGCTCAACTGCTGTCCAAGGTTTTTTGGTGTGGTACCCAGtatgccaacaacaacaacaagaataaTGATACTATACTTCACTTATAATCTCATTTCTTTCTAGTGGGGATCCCAAATGGCCCAATATTGATCTCCTCTAttctactttatcctcacaacaactccgaGGAAGGTAAGGCTCAgcctgagaatgtgtaactggcccaagagcaCCTATCAAGCTCCTGTGGCAAAGTATTAGGAGTTTAGAAAAGCGCGATGTGTTTCGGTCCTTGAGATCCctgtacagtggtggcgaacctttggcactccagatgttatggactacaattcccatcagcccctgccaggatggccaattgaccatgctggaaggggctgatgggaattgtagtccataacatctggaatgccaaaagttcaccaccacgggactaggatctgggaaacacacGTTTGaactctgacactctaaccattataccaaaCTGCATCTCAAGAGCATGCGGTATCACATTGCACATATATGAAAACAAGATCAATTCAAAACAGTAAATGGTTTACTCCTAATGGATTCAGACTGCTTATAACTGCTGCTGCATTTAGCAAAGTAGGATGAATCTGGATACTGAAAGAAGGGACAA is part of the Sphaerodactylus townsendi isolate TG3544 linkage group LG04, MPM_Stown_v2.3, whole genome shotgun sequence genome and encodes:
- the STARD13 gene encoding stAR-related lipid transfer protein 13 isoform X4; translation: MSCKRRSAKKPQLRRSFSEQLRDSTAKAWDLLWKNVRERRLAEIEAKSACDWLQAAGFPQYTQLYEDSQFPIDIEAVKKDHDFLDKDLVEPLCRRLNTLNKCASMKLDVNFQRKKGEDSDEEDLCAISNKWTFQRTSRRWSRVDDIDTLIHQSDKHGSSGDIKMKITTSSESVLTDLSEPEISSVHSESSGGSDHRSQSGLSNLLRETFDCSGQYCVENTIAHDSASVGSTPLQPPEDSVHPGNERPTRTRAKNFLKRMETLKGKGTHGKLKSSGRTSGLVISQPVLQHEPKSLKDMQCVQIENGDLQGVINLDAAKHGFDFSTKSSCESSQSEISSSGISTPCSKEHKYYEASKRGGMYLEDLDVLAGTVFRQGVDQNRKNEFHSQENLVVHIPKDHKPGTFPKALSIESLSPTDNSSSVNWRTGSISLTKQKCSTPRQASPLASCPKESRVSIYDNVPGSHLYASTGDLLDLERENLFPHLDDILHHVNGLQESVDDWSKNILPELKNNDSSVSEHGTLPFQSPCKIALDFEQNSVSEGRTTPSDMDRDGASLNESEATGVRDRRDSGVGASLTRPNRRLHWHSFQIPHQLSHTIGSLQISNQSAAQLNLLQKFSLLRLTAIMEKYSMTNKHGWTWSVPKFMKRMKVPDYKDKKVFGVPLIVHVQRTGQPLPQSIQQALCYLRNNCLDQVGLFRKSGVKSRIQALRHMNESSPENVSYEDQSAYDVADMVKQFFRDLPEPLLTSKLGETFLHIYQ